One window of the Cryptomeria japonica chromosome 7, Sugi_1.0, whole genome shotgun sequence genome contains the following:
- the LOC131048453 gene encoding probable disease resistance protein At4g33300: MRDLSLYLGCQDKLEHRKRLLMPRREHVIPEKWRLYSNIAFNAQMVSIHTGPMEESQWHEMTFPNAEVLVLLFNASEYFLPPFLKTMKNLKIIMVFNYGSKRAILKGLDVLSSLTQLKVVHLERLISIPNEKNKNIIDNLENLSLSLCDGIGNTPNFSNTQMRSFNLDHCSDLEELPSCIFQMPNAQLWSITNCHLVKNISHGIGNLFNLRVLRLSALPGLKELPTSIGNLGLLEYMDISSCEHLRELPKEIGKLKNLIELDMRECSCLKRLPKTVCQLSSLKHVMCDEKIGKQWLQAKRISISTLEVEIIEVQFSLDWLDD; this comes from the exons ATGCGAGATTTATCCTTGTATTTGGGATGCCAAGATAAATTAGAGCATAGGAAGAGGTTACTTATGCCTAGGAGGGAGCATGTTATTCCAGAGAAATGGAGATTATATAGTAACATAGCATTTAATGCTCAAATGGTTTCAATTCACACAG GACCTATGGAGGAATCTCAATGGCATGAAATGACATTTCCCAATGCAGAGGTTTTGGTATTACTATTCAATGCAAGTGAATACTTCCTTCCCCCATTTCTAAAAACcatgaaaaatttaaaaattatcatGGTTTTTAATTATGGTTCAAAAAGGGCCATATTGAAAGGTCTTGATGTCTTATCTTCACTCACTCAACTCAAGGTTGTCCATTTGGAGAGGTTGATTTCAATCcctaatgaaaaaaataaaaatataatagatAACTTAGAGAATCTATCATTAAGTTTATGTGATGGGATAGGAAATACACCCAACTTTAGCAATACCCAAATGAGATCATTTAACTTGGATCATTGCAGTGATTTAGAGGAGCTACCCTCTTGCATATTTCAAATGCCAAATGCTCAACTATGGTCCATCACTAATTGCCATCTTGTAAAAAATATATCACATGGCATTGGTAATCTATTCAATCTAAGAGTGTTAAGGCTATCAGCATTGCCAGGGTTGAAAGAGCTTCCTACATCAATTGGAAATCTTGGATTGCTGGAATATATGGACATTTCATCATGTGAGCATCTAAGAGAACTTCCAAAGGAGATAGGAAAGCTTAAAAATTTGATTGAACTTGATATGAGAGAGTGTTCATGTTTGAAGAGGCTTCCAAAAACTGTTTGTCAACTAAGCTCCTTGAAACATGTCATGTGTGATGAGAAGATTGGGAAGCAGTGGCTACAAGCTAAGAGGATATCTATCTCCACACTTGAAGTAGAAATTATAGAAGTACAGTTTAGTTTGGATTGGCTTGATGATTGA